The Candidatus Margulisiibacteriota bacterium genome window below encodes:
- a CDS encoding IS3 family transposase (programmed frameshift): protein MKGKRMSEEQIIGAIKEAEAGLPIADLCRKYGVHQTTFYNWKAKYGGLTVSEAKRLRALEDENRRLKSIVADLTLDNQALKAVVFKKLLKPKAKRAATDFIVAGFGLSIRRTCRLIGFPRSSYGYVAKQEGPADQLVRSRLKELAQKRPRFGCPRLHVMLRREGIAINHKRTERIYGEEKLSLRRKNKRKRVAGLRMELPKPTRPNHIWCMDFVADAALNSRKIKALPIVDVYTKKCHRIEVDTSINGVRVCRVLDEVGEREGLPEVIMIDNGPEFAGKALDEWAYRNGVKLQFIRPGKPVENAYIESFNGRLRDECLNEHWFINLGHARKLIEDWRLDYNQVRPHSSLGYLTPEEFTEKEVAKELACSGNYSNS, encoded by the exons ATGAAGGGGAAAAGGATGTCCGAAGAGCAGATAATTGGAGCAATTAAAGAGGCCGAAGCAGGCCTGCCGATCGCCGATCTTTGCCGCAAGTACGGGGTCCATCAGACAACTTTCTACAACTGGAAGGCAAAATACGGCGGACTGACTGTCAGTGAGGCCAAGCGTTTACGAGCGCTGGAAGATGAAAACCGGCGGCTGAAAAGTATCGTGGCCGATCTGACCCTGGATAACCAGGCGTTAAAGGCGGTTGTCT TTAAAAAACTTCTAAAACCCAAGGCAAAAAGGGCGGCCACGGACTTTATTGTGGCCGGCTTTGGGTTGAGCATCAGGCGAACTTGTCGACTGATCGGCTTTCCCCGTTCGAGTTATGGTTATGTGGCCAAGCAGGAAGGCCCAGCCGATCAGCTAGTCAGATCTCGACTCAAGGAGCTGGCGCAGAAGCGCCCGCGGTTTGGTTGCCCAAGACTGCATGTCATGTTGCGGCGGGAAGGGATAGCGATCAACCATAAGCGGACGGAAAGGATTTATGGGGAAGAGAAACTCTCTTTACGACGGAAAAACAAACGAAAAAGAGTTGCGGGGTTGAGAATGGAATTGCCAAAGCCAACCAGGCCAAACCATATCTGGTGCATGGATTTTGTGGCGGATGCGGCGTTGAACAGTCGCAAGATCAAGGCGTTGCCAATAGTAGATGTGTATACCAAGAAGTGTCACCGGATCGAAGTTGACACCTCGATCAATGGTGTCAGAGTTTGCCGAGTGCTGGATGAGGTTGGTGAACGGGAAGGATTGCCGGAAGTAATTATGATCGATAATGGTCCAGAATTTGCCGGCAAGGCATTGGATGAATGGGCGTACCGGAATGGCGTTAAGTTACAGTTCATCAGACCAGGTAAGCCGGTAGAAAATGCCTATATCGAGAGCTTCAATGGTCGGCTCCGGGACGAATGCCTGAATGAACACTGGTTCATCAATCTGGGGCATGCCAGGAAGTTAATAGAGGATTGGCGGCTGGATTACAATCAGGTCAGGCCGCATAGTTCGCTGGGCTATCTGACGCCAGAGGAATTTACAGAAAAGGAGGTGGCCAAAGAGTTGGCTTGCAGCGGGAATTACTCTAATTCATAA
- a CDS encoding site-specific DNA-methyltransferase: MKLTENEQRDAIKLVQEGKPLPDKYRFLLYSDDREVELVWNGKTQEACNLVLPFQTIEHIDEPRTKKIEKGKDQLALFDTSGRQIRGWTNKLIWGDNKLILSSLKNGPMRREIEKQGGLKLIYIDPPFDVGADFSMNIEIGDESFTKKPSVIEEVAYRDTWGKGTDSFIAMIYERLKLMHGLLADDGSIYVHCDWRVNSYMRLALDEVFGKDNFRNEIIWCYTGASQAKTKFIQKHETILAFEKNTNSVFNWTEVAIPYSEETVARTGRGAGGAGLYGENDAELKHKNRLKEAGKIPEDWWADIYRIQGNGLEKVDYPTQKPESLLERIIKASSNEGDIVADFFSGSGTTMAVAEKLGRKWIGSDLGRFAIHTSRKRLIQVQREMKQAGKDFRAFEILNLGKYEREHYVNVDVDIREKEKQQILESKEKQFIELILVAYSAQKLDSFNSFVGKKRDRLVAIGPIDAPVSAAFVDNAIKEAKGKGVTKFDILGFDYEMGIDISELRSLGVDVQFKIIPREVFDRRAVEKGYVKFYDVAYIDVKPIVKGKGNNKTISVELSDFSVFYNQDSVEETEGALKEGSSKIVIENGQVIKVSKDKKTAVVTKEVLTKKWADWVDYWAVDYDFQSRKEIIRSIDQNTKEEREGWTGGYIFENEWQSFRTKKDRKLELVSAEKEISRGRRKIAVKVVDIFGNDTTRVIEVNV; this comes from the coding sequence ATGAAGTTAACGGAAAACGAACAACGAGACGCAATCAAGCTTGTCCAAGAAGGTAAGCCGTTGCCAGATAAATATCGCTTCTTGCTTTATAGCGATGATCGGGAAGTCGAGCTCGTTTGGAACGGCAAAACGCAAGAGGCCTGTAACCTTGTTCTGCCCTTTCAAACAATCGAGCATATTGATGAGCCAAGAACCAAAAAGATTGAAAAAGGCAAAGACCAGCTGGCCTTATTCGATACATCCGGAAGGCAAATTCGCGGGTGGACGAATAAGCTTATCTGGGGTGATAACAAGTTGATCCTTTCCTCTCTAAAAAATGGTCCTATGCGCCGGGAAATTGAAAAACAAGGCGGGCTTAAACTAATCTACATTGACCCCCCGTTCGATGTCGGAGCTGATTTTTCTATGAATATTGAGATCGGAGACGAATCCTTTACTAAAAAGCCGTCTGTTATTGAAGAGGTCGCCTATCGGGATACTTGGGGCAAGGGCACCGACAGCTTTATTGCTATGATTTATGAGCGGTTAAAGCTAATGCACGGTCTTTTGGCGGATGATGGCAGCATTTATGTCCATTGCGATTGGCGAGTGAATAGTTATATGAGGTTAGCGCTAGATGAGGTTTTTGGGAAAGATAATTTTAGAAACGAAATAATCTGGTGCTATACGGGGGCATCACAGGCAAAAACTAAGTTTATCCAAAAACATGAGACTATTTTGGCTTTTGAGAAAAACACTAACTCAGTCTTTAATTGGACTGAAGTTGCGATACCATATTCAGAGGAAACCGTAGCAAGGACAGGTAGGGGAGCTGGTGGCGCAGGTTTGTATGGAGAAAATGATGCCGAATTAAAACACAAAAATCGATTAAAAGAAGCCGGAAAAATACCCGAAGATTGGTGGGCTGATATTTATCGGATTCAAGGCAATGGGCTTGAAAAGGTTGACTACCCAACTCAAAAGCCCGAATCACTACTTGAGCGAATAATTAAAGCATCCTCAAATGAAGGCGATATAGTTGCCGATTTTTTCAGTGGTTCCGGCACGACTATGGCAGTGGCGGAAAAACTGGGCAGGAAGTGGATTGGATCCGATCTCGGGAGGTTTGCTATTCATACGTCACGCAAACGGCTTATTCAGGTTCAGCGTGAAATGAAGCAGGCCGGAAAAGACTTCCGAGCATTTGAAATACTTAATTTGGGTAAATATGAACGTGAGCACTATGTAAACGTAGATGTTGATATAAGGGAGAAAGAAAAACAACAAATATTAGAAAGCAAGGAAAAACAATTTATTGAGTTAATTCTTGTGGCTTATAGTGCTCAAAAGCTTGACTCGTTTAATTCTTTTGTTGGCAAAAAGAGGGATCGTCTTGTCGCAATTGGGCCAATTGATGCCCCTGTATCAGCGGCTTTTGTTGATAACGCAATAAAAGAAGCTAAAGGCAAAGGAGTTACTAAGTTTGATATTCTTGGCTTTGATTACGAAATGGGGATAGATATTTCGGAGCTACGCTCTCTAGGCGTCGATGTACAGTTTAAGATCATACCTCGTGAAGTGTTTGATCGTCGAGCCGTCGAAAAAGGATATGTAAAGTTTTACGATGTTGCCTATATCGACGTAAAACCTATCGTAAAAGGCAAAGGGAATAACAAAACTATTAGCGTTGAGCTGTCCGATTTCAGCGTATTTTATAATCAAGATAGCGTAGAGGAAACAGAGGGAGCTCTTAAGGAGGGGTCGAGTAAGATTGTTATTGAAAATGGGCAGGTCATAAAGGTATCAAAGGATAAAAAGACTGCGGTAGTAACAAAAGAAGTATTGACGAAGAAATGGGCAGATTGGGTTGACTATTGGGCCGTTGATTATGACTTTCAAAGTCGTAAGGAAATTATTCGCTCCATAGATCAAAACACGAAAGAAGAAAGAGAAGGATGGACGGGCGGATATATATTCGAGAATGAATGGCAGTCTTTTAGGACTAAAAAGGATAGGAAGCTTGAGCTTGTTTCTGCCGAGAAAGAAATCTCAAGGGGGCGAAGGAAGATAGCGGTTAAAGTAGTTGATATTTTCGGCAATGATACTACTAGAGTAATTGAGGTTAATGTCTAA
- a CDS encoding HEPN domain-containing protein, with product MADQKEVKKWLLKAESDYLFSASILPDTTFFSQLCFFFQQSAEKYLKAFIVKHDLNFKKIHDLIELLETCKKHDPTFSNILEETRILNTFYIDTRYPVHWPAEVSKEEALKALEAARKIKEFVEKLLL from the coding sequence ATGGCTGATCAAAAAGAAGTTAAAAAATGGCTACTAAAGGCGGAAAGCGATTATTTGTTTTCAGCCTCCATTTTACCGGACACGACTTTTTTTTCTCAACTTTGTTTTTTCTTTCAGCAATCAGCCGAAAAATACTTAAAAGCGTTCATCGTTAAACACGATCTAAACTTTAAAAAAATCCATGATTTAATTGAATTACTGGAGACTTGTAAAAAACATGATCCAACTTTTTCAAATATTTTGGAAGAAACAAGAATATTAAACACTTTTTATATTGACACCCGCTATCCCGTCCACTGGCCGGCGGAAGTGAGCAAAGAAGAGGCCTTGAAAGCGTTGGAAGCGGCTCGTAAGATCAAAGAATTCGTCGAAAAATTACTATTATAA
- a CDS encoding fumarate hydratase yields the protein MREISTRKITATVSNLCVTVNTDLPADVEGALNKALKDEESPNGREILRQLIHNAEIARKEKRPLCQDTGAVVVFIELGQDIHLTDGSLEEAVNEGVSRGYKEGYLRKSLVSDPLRRDNTGDNTPAFIHTNVVPGDKLIINLMCKGGGAENCSAIRMFKPTSSHDEIDRFIIETVGKAGPNACPPIIVGVGIGGNFETAPLTAKKALLREIGHYNSDHDLAKWEKELLVKINNLGIGPMGLGGKTTALAVNIETAPCHISSLPVAVNIECHAHRARKGML from the coding sequence ATGCGCGAAATATCCACTCGTAAGATCACCGCAACGGTCAGCAACCTTTGCGTCACCGTTAACACCGACCTCCCGGCCGATGTTGAAGGAGCTTTGAATAAAGCCCTCAAAGATGAGGAATCACCCAACGGCCGGGAAATACTCCGCCAGCTGATCCATAACGCTGAGATCGCCAGAAAAGAAAAGCGGCCACTCTGCCAGGACACCGGCGCGGTCGTGGTCTTTATCGAACTTGGACAGGACATTCATCTTACCGACGGCTCGCTTGAAGAAGCGGTCAACGAAGGGGTTAGCCGGGGTTACAAAGAAGGCTACCTGCGTAAATCGCTAGTCTCCGACCCGCTCCGCCGCGATAATACCGGAGATAATACCCCGGCCTTCATTCATACCAATGTCGTCCCGGGCGACAAGCTCATTATCAACCTGATGTGCAAAGGCGGGGGGGCCGAGAATTGCAGCGCCATAAGAATGTTCAAACCGACATCCTCCCATGACGAGATCGACCGGTTCATCATTGAAACTGTTGGGAAGGCCGGACCCAATGCCTGCCCGCCGATCATCGTCGGGGTTGGGATCGGCGGGAACTTCGAGACCGCCCCGCTCACCGCCAAAAAAGCGCTATTGAGGGAGATCGGCCATTATAACAGCGACCACGACCTGGCCAAATGGGAAAAAGAACTGTTGGTTAAAATCAATAATCTCGGGATCGGGCCAATGGGACTGGGCGGCAAAACAACCGCTTTGGCGGTCAACATTGAAACTGCCCCCTGCCACATCTCATCACTCCCGGTCGC
- a CDS encoding nucleotidyltransferase domain-containing protein gives MTQQELQKEIDSISRQIVEKYKPQKVILFGSAVWGNFTPDSDLDFLIIKKDTPYLGRDRMRELYRLIDKNIAADFLVYRPEEYEEGLKLGDPFLNNILRKGKVLYG, from the coding sequence ATGACCCAGCAAGAACTTCAAAAAGAGATTGACAGTATCAGCCGGCAGATCGTGGAAAAATATAAGCCGCAGAAGGTCATCCTGTTCGGTTCCGCAGTCTGGGGCAATTTCACTCCGGACTCAGATCTTGATTTTTTAATCATCAAGAAAGACACCCCATATCTGGGCCGGGATCGAATGCGAGAACTTTATCGGCTAATAGACAAGAATATCGCCGCCGATTTCTTGGTTTATCGTCCGGAGGAATATGAAGAGGGTCTTAAACTGGGGGATCCTTTTTTGAATAACATTTTGCGAAAAGGAAAAGTTCTTTATGGCTGA